The sequence TCGAAAACTCAAAACGCTTTTTAGCAGGGCTCAAAACCAAGAATCACCAATAAACTAtaagaaatttgtttttttacacaataacaaaattaataccAATTCTAAATTTTAACCCACAAAGCCCAATCAATAGAATGTATGTAATGTCAGCATTTAACGATGATCGAGCAGGAATCATCAGTACAGCTTAACCAAAAAAGGTCAGTTTCAcatactaaatatatatatatatatatatatatatatatatattattttttttcatatttcccCATGCATAGCCCTAATGACATGATTCAGTGCTGGCAAATCATTCTCCAGTCTGACTCCCTATGCCTAAAGCTTTTTCCACAGGATTACGTTCTCCTCATACTACGGAGTGACAAACCAATTATCTAAAACGAGATTAACGCTATGCTTGGCAGGAGGGTTTGTGAGAGTTGGAAAAGTGAGGGTTCATGAGAACTGGAGAGGGGAGGGtttcaatattaaaatatgtaTTATCCTCCAAAACGCTCCCATCTCCAACCCCCGTGAGTCCTCTTGCCAAGCACAGCCAAAGGTTTCCCACTtaacacttaaaaaaaaaatccccactTCATATGTGCATCATGAGATCAACTTCATATGTGCATCATGAGATCAAAtacactttttttcttttattctgaaaaaaaaaagcacgaaTTTAACTATTCGAAAAGAAAGTCAGAAACGCCTCTAATATTCAATCAATACACTATAAATTACCAAGCAAATATGTTGCACATGTAATCATAATTGTACACTACACTCAAATGTAAGGCCCACCTAATCTTAGCATAGGTAAATGAAATTTACAAAATAGCAGCAAACAAAAGCCACTAAATTCATTTCACATAAGACTAAATTCAGATTTTCAGAGAATAGACACCACCGTTCAGCATGACTTCATGCAAGACTTAAAGAACCATTTAATAAACCACATTTGCTTAGCTGAAGTATCAAGGATGAGATATGCCTTATACGTCCTCGCTATAGTAATAAATCCATCTTCAACACGCAACAAATTGTAAGATGACCTACACatcaaaatagaagaaaatagaaaacgaaaTGGCAGCTTGAAACGAGGGTCCATAAGAAAATTTCGAGTTACAAACTTATGAAAGTAAGGGCGTCACTATCAAAATATAGCTTGATAGCAactaaaacaaataagaaatccaAACGTCACCCGTAACATATCAACCCAAATATCCTATCATTTCATCGTTGCAACGACCTTTAAATTATGTACTTCCCTGTCTCTAAAAAGTCGATGCTATGTTAAAACTTCAATGGACTCATTCGCCTATTTGATAAAATGTACATAAAAGTATAAAAGTGTGATCTTTTAATTTTGCACCATAAAAGTATAAAAgtgttatattttaattttgcaAAGAGCAAAATCAACTCAAGCATAAAAACACTATTTCCTTTAATTATGAAAGGGTAATCAAGTGTGCATTACCTGTTCTTGGGGAGCATGGGCTTCAACTTTATCCTTATTTGCCTTCAATAAGTTTAGAAACATCTTTTCAATTGAACCCACAGTAGGTCCTGGTAAGTCCATTTGAGAGCCTCTCGCAAGAAGAGCCACAGGAGGGAAACTTTGGACAGCTCCAACTGCCATGTTCAAACCTTGTCTTCCAGTTAATTCTGCATCTGAAACTATTCTCAAACTCTGGCAGATTCTCTGCATTGTGACTGACAGGTTTAACAAGAGTTGCTGCTCAGATCTCCCTTTCATATTGACGGGAAGAAAGAACTCTAGTATATAATCATCGTCACCAGTGTAGGTGCTCCTCAGCCTGATCGCAACGGCAGCATTTAGGCCAAATTTACGTGCATGATGGACAAGTGGATACTCACTTATGTCATATGTCTTTACATCAGGTATGAAAAAGGGGTGATTTGATTGAAGCGCTTTTCCAGCTGCACCTTGACCTTCCTCAATATAATGGTCACCACACGCATGCACAAACCCTTGCATCTCTTTATCATTGACATAACACGATGTATCCTCGATGCAAAGTACAGATTTCCCATCTGAACATTTATTACCTTCTCTAACACGTACTTTTATAGTTTCATCGGCAGCTTCCTCAGAATAACTGCAGGGAATCCATGTCAAAGCTAGAGGTAATCTATGCGCATGACACACAGAACGTAAAACATCAGTTATTTCAGCTATGGCAgatctttgattctttgagagGCTCTGGAAAATAGCagattatattagaaaaattcACAGATGGCAAAAGAAAGCTTGTGCAAATGTAACTAATGTAATTATCTTCTTTCGCCTTCAAATTTACTTTCTTCATATTTTACGGGAGTTTATGTGTTGAGGTGGCAGGTGTCACTTAGTGGTGGAGCAGGGGAGGGTAAGGGGGAAGTAAggaataaataagtaaaaagaaagaaagatattATGCATCTGATGCTGATCTCTACCTGACGAAAAAGTCGAGGGGGTGCAGTGGACCGCAAATTCACAACCTGCAAATTGGACGAATTCACAGAGATTTCATAATAATGCAGATACCATCAAAACTGTAAGTTCGAATTCATATATGAATAAGAACACATAGGACATTGCCTGTGAGTAATAAGTTATAATCACAACTAATTAGTATACAATCCTTACAAGCGATGAACAAACAAGGACCACAAATATACTGTAAAATTAAAGAGAGGCAATTTGATGAAGCTCCAATCAGTTCTCACTTCTTTGCATAAACTTTCCTCTATTCATCATTATGAACCAATTAATTAAAGGTGAtgaggaaaaataaaaatattaaactcAGAATTGGGACAAAGATAAATTTAGCAAATACTGAAACAAGATCAtttagatagagagagaggatattgaaaaaataattttgggaGACTCAAAATAGAATCTCGcagaaaaagaaatttgaagaatgaaagcTCAAAAGCAGCATAAGAAGAAGAATAGGTAAGCCAATTCATATATTACTTGTGTTTAGAAATTAGGACATAGATATACTAGTTCCCCTCCTACagctttttccttctttcattATAAATTTCATGGAGCACAGTAAATTCTCAACTTAAGGGTGTCCAGCACAAAAACACTACAGAAAGAAGACTTTTTCTACagcaaaaacatgcaaaataaaaACTAACCTTCAATGCATGACAAACTGCTTCTATCTCTGAATCAAAATTGGGCTTCTCGTTGATTGTTACAAGTTCTAGCACAGCACAGCACGACATCGCATGATGTTCAAAGATCGGCAAGGCAATAGAACCGCGGACTGCATGATTAACAGCATGATTTACACGTAAGTACTCATCATCACGATAGAACTTCACATTTGAAGTCCACTCTGGAACTTTAGAGATGAATACTCGACCAGGAAGGCCCAGAGGAAACTCTTGTTTCACTCCTGTCGAGAAGGTAAACTTCCTTGACACTTCACGATACCCTGTAAGAACTTTATCAAGCAAGTACGGTTGATCGTAAGTGCTCAATATATACTTATCTCCATGCTTTATTGGGAGCCAGACTTGTGCCAAAATGCCCCCTCCAGAAGACtctttaaataaggataacgcCCTAAGCATCTTCTCATCAAGTGACAACCCAATTGGCCGAGCAACCACACAATTAGGCATAGTGGACATAATGTTCGGTACAGAAGCGCTACTATTTTGCTCAGCAGCAGCATCAGCATTAACTGAATCCAAACGATAACTAAGTAGTGCATCTTTTTCCTGAAACACCATCCTCTCTTCACCATTATAAGAAGACCCCACAGTCCTTGACATCATGCCACCATCAGAAAAGCCGGCAGAACTTTGCTCAGTGAAATTTGATGTATCGAATGATGCATACGGTACTGACTGAAATGGAGACAACCCATTTGCAGCAAACATCTGATCTGTAATCAATGATGGGCTATTGCACCATCCTGCATATGTATCAAAACTCATGAGGTCTGGAAAGTTATTGCATGGATCCTCAACCATCAGACCCCTTGCACGACATTCTAAGGGTTCCGTGCTATCCGTTTGACCCCTTGGCGTAGTCCAATAACCTGTTCCCGATTCCTTAGCCGAAAAAGGGTGTTCCATCTTTAATCAAAAACACCTCTCATCAAAACCAATGAAATGCCTCAAAAGAATCATCAAAGATTCAAAAGCAAACTTGAACTAACACTTCCGTTTCCCTTAGGCCCTTGAGTTCCTCCACCCCCAAATCCCACCAAACTTAAAGCGTCTGATGTTAAAAACTTTCCTAGCGTTTGATGAAAGAATTGACACAATAAACCACCATCAATATCACAGTAACCCTGCAGTACCCAAATAGCAAAGTAACAACTCCTTTCAGTCCCATTTATATAGCACATGCCAAAGAACACTTGGTTTCCATAAATAGAaacagaaataaatacaagTGACCTCACAAATGACACAAACCAGTTTCTCGTTGCCCAAAGCTAAAACATAAGTCCACCGTTTTCAATCCACAATAACTCACAAAACCCACCTCCAAAAATTTCCTCGTAACCCGAATCTCTACAACACATAGCTCATGTAAGCCTAACATAGATTTTTTTCTATatctttttaaacaaaaaaatcaatgaatCGACATGATTCTAATGAAATTCAGTGAAAATGAATAACAATTGAAACTGAGCATCAAATTCACCATCTTAATATGGAAACATACAAACTCCACTTATGCCCATATATGTATGCCAGTAAATTTCCAGAAAATAGAGAATCCATTTAAAAAATGCAAATGGAACTTGAAAAAATTTCCCAGTTCACGAAAAGATTTAGGAGGAAAGTGACTAAAAACAAACCATCTTCAACATCAAACAACCGACCTTATTGGAAGCTCCTCGAAACTCTGCGCAATCTCAGTATAAAAGGCCAAAGCAattacaaagagagagagacagagaaggaAACCCaagacaaacaaaacaaatgggGCTCACAGAGAAGTGGGTTTTCTCTCATGGGTTTTGCTAAAATTAGAAACTGTCTGATGAAGCAATTTAATCAGTGGCAACGCAAGTTCGTGCTTTTGGGTATATGTGCAGAGTGCAGAGGCTTGGAtgtaagaaagagagagaggacgaAAGTTTGGTATTTTTGTTCCCTCAGCTGTGCTCGTCTGTTTTGTTTTGCTCTGAGATCCCAATACACCCGTTAGCTTTAGCTTTGTGATGCCGATTATACCCTTATATTTTTctgcaacttttttttattttttaaaaattaatctgAAAATCCTAAATTTTGTTAgtaatgtttatatatatatatatatataatccatgGGTTAATACCATTTTTACACACCgaaagatagtcagtgtttcaatttgcacaccgttgttaaaaatgtttcaatt is a genomic window of Tripterygium wilfordii isolate XIE 37 chromosome 16, ASM1340144v1, whole genome shotgun sequence containing:
- the LOC119980941 gene encoding protein NLP9-like; the encoded protein is MEHPFSAKESGTGYWTTPRGQTDSTEPLECRARGLMVEDPCNNFPDLMSFDTYAGWCNSPSLITDQMFAANGLSPFQSVPYASFDTSNFTEQSSAGFSDGGMMSRTVGSSYNGEERMVFQEKDALLSYRLDSVNADAAAEQNSSASVPNIMSTMPNCVVARPIGLSLDEKMLRALSLFKESSGGGILAQVWLPIKHGDKYILSTYDQPYLLDKVLTGYREVSRKFTFSTGVKQEFPLGLPGRVFISKVPEWTSNVKFYRDDEYLRVNHAVNHAVRGSIALPIFEHHAMSCCAVLELVTINEKPNFDSEIEAVCHALKVVNLRSTAPPRLFRQSLSKNQRSAIAEITDVLRSVCHAHRLPLALTWIPCSYSEEAADETIKVRVREGNKCSDGKSVLCIEDTSCYVNDKEMQGFVHACGDHYIEEGQGAAGKALQSNHPFFIPDVKTYDISEYPLVHHARKFGLNAAVAIRLRSTYTGDDDYILEFFLPVNMKGRSEQQLLLNLSVTMQRICQSLRIVSDAELTGRQGLNMAVGAVQSFPPVALLARGSQMDLPGPTVGSIEKMFLNLLKANKDKVEAHAPQEQGWSGSRRQPEKKRSTTEKHVSLSVLQQYFSGSLKDAAKSIGVCPTTLKRICRQHGISRWPSRKIHKANRSLRKIRTVLDSVQGMEGGLKYDPTTGGFVAAGSILQEVDAQKMINFPDKNPQDDVPIASASCLECENSVVKVETDECCPDTFHEELKQSTVSVIDCSEDSKSVVIGAGLFQLDSLGLTQWVIPENETFSSYFVNQEGKCSLNNNNSTKVEMSDCHFVSQSSSSLAATDEIDTKMEGDDEILEHKQPSTSSMTDSSNGSGSLMHGSSTSSPSFEDGKDLKAKTSSGDGGSVITVKATYKEDTIRFKFDPSLGCFQLYDQVAKRFKLQNGMFQLKYLDDEQEWVMLVSDSDLQECLDVLDYVHTSSVKFLVRDMPCAMGSSGSSNSFLAGPT